The nucleotide sequence AAAATATGTGCTATGGGTGTTCGAGCGAGTCGCTGGGTTACCATGCACGGTTTGGCATTAAATGTAAATGCAGATTTGGGGTATTTTGATAACATTGTTCCCTGCGGAATTAAAGAAAAAGCAGTAACATCTCTTAATGTTGAATTAGGTAAAGCCAGTATCGACATGGAGGTGCTGAAGCAAAAATTTCTTTCGTACTTTAAGGAATTGTTTGATGCGGAATTGAGTTAAAGTTCAATTCTAACTGCTCTGGCAAAAGTCTAAAGCTTTTACGATGGTATTTAGTTATACCGAATTTTCTTATCGCTTCGCGATGTTCCTTGGTTGGATATCCTTTATTTTGCTTCCAGTTATACATGGGGAATTCCTCATGAATTTTCTCCATATATTCATCTCTATAGGTTTTTGCTAAGATAGAAGCAGCAGCGATACTAAGATATTTATCATCTCCCTTAATAATACATTCGTGAGGAATATTATTGAATGGTTTAAATCTATTGCCATCTACAATGATGTGTTCCGGCAGCACTTTTAATTGCTCAATAGATTTATGCATAGCTAATATTGAAGCATTCAAAATATTGATTTCATCTATGGTCTCCATAAAGATATGTGACACTCCATAAGTGCTACTTTCATTTTCTACTATTTCTCTTAGCGAAGAACGGTTCTTTAAAGATAATTTTTTAGAATCCCTCAATATCTTATTTTTAAAAGATTCTGGTAGAATTACAGCAGCTGCAGTTACAGGCCCTGCTATACAACCTCTACCTGCTTCATCTGTTCCACATTCATATTCGCAATTTTTTAGATGTCTTTTCAGGAGCATTTTTAGGGTTGGATTTTTTAAATTATTCCAAAGTTCACAGCATGTATTCTGGATAATAATATATGTTTTATTCTAATACTAGTACTCTTAATCTCAAAACGATTCATCTTAAGATTAAAATATTGTTTTTTATGTTAAAATTACAATTTCGTTTTTCTTAAAGAAGCATTAAAAATTTCTGCGTTGTTTGAAGTATTCTCATTTAGAGACTAGTTGAACTATTTTTTACTAATGAAAGTTTTTATTTATGCTTAAACGTTTTACTTAAAAGTTATTTTCAAATTTTTCAGGATTTTGTTAAGCTCTAAATTCTTAGCATTTTTGCGACTTGCTAATTCAAATTTAACGAAAAATGAAGAAAAAATTACATGTTTGTTTAACACTAGTTTTGGTGTTATGCGGGCAACTTTTGTTCGCGCAACAAAAAACCGTTGCCGGAAAAATTTTGGACGAAAGTGGTCTTCCATTGCCCGGAGTAAATGTAATCGAGGATGGAACCTCAAATGGGACTCAGACCGACTTCGATGGGGAGTATAAAATTAGAGTAGAGACAGGTGCTACCTTAATTTTTAGTTATGTTGGGTTTGTCACTAAGAGAATCGTAGTGGGAACAGATGATGTTTATGATATAACGTTGAATACCGATTCCGCTGCTTTAGATGAGGTCCTCGTAGTTGCTTATGGTACAACCACGAAAGAATCGTTTACAGGTTCAGCAAGTACGATAAAGGCTGAGCAATTAGAACAGCGATCTCTTACTTCTCCATTATCTGCAATTGAAGGGAATTCTACCGGAGTTCAGTTTTTATCAGCATCCGGTCAGCCGGGTTCGTCACCAAATATCATTATTAGAGGTGTAGGTACTCTTAACGGAGATACAGATCCATTAATTATCGTTGATGGAGTTCAGTTCGAAGGCGCTTTGAATGCTTTGAATCAAAATGATATTGAATCTATGACCGTTTTGAAAGATGCGGCTTCTACATCACTTTACGGTTCTCGAGCTGCTAATGGTGTTGTTCTAATAACAACTAAAAATGGTAAAGGGAGTCAAGAATTACGTGTAAATGTAGACTCTCAAATAGGTGTTGTTAATCGTGCAATCTCGCTTTATGATAACGTAAACCCAGGAGAGTACTACGAACTTATGTGGCAAGGTTATAAAAATTCTTTAGATGTCGATAATCCTGAGGCTGAGGCTTCAGCAACGATTTTTAATCGTTTAGGATATAATCCTTTTAATGTACCTAATGATCAAATTGTTCAAGAAAATGGACAGCTTAATCCTGAGGCAGAAGTTATTGCAAAAGGTTTAGATTGGTACGAGCCTTTGGAAAGAACAGGAGAAAGAATGTTTAATTCAGTAGATGTTTCTGCTGGGGGCGAAGATCATAATGTATTTTTTTCTGTCTCTAATTTGAAAGAAGAAGGATATGTTGTGACTAGTGACTTTGAGAGAACTACTGCTCGAATCAAAGGGAATTTTACTCCTACAGATTGGTTAACATTGGGAGGTAATGTTAACATGGCACTTTCTGAATCGAACGGGCCGTCTTCTAGAGGTTCTTCTGTAGCAAATCCATTTGGCTTTGCGAAAAATATGGGTTCGATTTACCCAACTTACATAGTAGATCCGCAAACGGGTGATTACATTAGAGATTCAGCCGGAAATTTACAATTTGATAGGGGAGAAGGTTATGCTGACTACGGAATTCAATCACGACCAACGAATGTTGGTAGACATGCAATTGAAGAAGTTTTATTGAATAAAGATAAGACTGAGACTAATAATTATGGTGTAAGAATGAACGCAGGTATTCAAATTATAGATGGTTTGAAGCTGGATATCTTATATGGTCAGGATGTTAATGACTATAAAAACAAACGTTACGAGAATAACCTCGTCGGAGATGGGCAACCAGCGGGTAGATATAGAGAAACCAGATTTAGAAGAACAGTAGAAAACTTCAACCAAATCTTGAATTATAATAAATCTTTTGGAGACCATAGTTTTGATTTGACTTTAGGTCATGAAAGTTTTGATAGAACTTATTCTGAAGTATATGGTTTTAAAAATACACAGACAGCTGAAGGTATATATGAATTTGATAACTTCTCTACAATAGCGACTTTGGATGGTTACACCTCAGATAAAACGCTAGAAGGATATTTCTCTAGGCTTAACTATAATTTTGAAGAAAGATACTACTTAAGTGCATCTATTAGAAGAGACGGTTCTTCTGTTTTCGACGAAGATGTTAGATGGGGTAATTTTTACTCTATAGGTGGTGCATGGAGAATTGATCAGGAGGAATTTATGGACAATGTAGATGTTGTTAATAATTTAAAGCTTCGAGCTTCTTACGGTGAGGTAGGTAACGATGACCTTGATGATTATTATATTTCGCAACCAAGATATTCTTTGCTTCCAAATGCGGGTAGTCCAGGAATTTATTGGTCAGACTTAGGTAATAGCTCATTAACATGGGAAACTATAGAAAGTTATGATGTAGCAGTCGAATTTGGTCTTCTTGATTATAGATTGAGTGGATCTTTAGAGTATTATAGAAGAAATTCTTCAGATCTTTTATACAATGTACCTCTGCCAATATCTATGGGATTAAATGAAGGTCCAGATAATATTGGAGATATGTATAACGAAGGATTTGAATTAGGATTGGAAGGTATCTTAGTTGATAATGAGAATTTTAAATGGAATTTAGGTTTACAATTTTCTACTTATAAAAACAGAATTACGTCTTTACCAGATCCTTTTGTTACAGGGTCTAAGAGATGGATGGAAGGTAGATCCAGATATGATTTCTTTTTGTACGACTATGCAGGTGTAGATCCAGAAAATGGAGACGCACTTTACTATTCTTACGAAGAAGACGCTGAAACGGGAGAATACGTTCCGGTAATCAACGAAGAAGGGGAACATGTTACTTTAACAGATCCCACTGATGCTAATAGAACTTATGTTGGTGCAACCGCAATACCAGATTTAATAGGATCAATTAGAAATCAATTTAATTATAAAGGATTTGGTTTAAACTTCCTTTTTACCTACCAACTTGGTGGCGAAATATTGGATTATGGTTATGCCAATATGATGCATGAAGGTGCTTATGGTGAATCAATGCATCCAGACGCTTTAAATGCATGGAAAAATCCTGGTGATCAAACCAATGTTCCAAGGTTAGAAAATGGGAATACCAATTTATCACCATCTTTGTCGTCTAGATGGTTAACAGATGCTTCTTTCATTTCTTTACGTAATGTGAATTTATCATATAATTTCAATAGTGGATTTATTGATACTATAGGTGTTAAAAACTTACGCTTATTTGTGTCTGCCGAGAATTTATTTATGGTGTCCGAAAGAAAAGGACTTAATCCACAATACAATTTATCAGGAACTCCAAGCGGAAATGATTACAATCCGAGTAGAATTATTTCAGCTGGTTTAAATATTTCCTTTTAAGAATCTAAAAAAGATACAATAATGAATATACTTAATAAATCTCGTTTTTCTTTTTGCCTAATGCTAGTTGCTTTAATTAGTGTTAGCTGTTCGGATGATTTTCTCCAAAATTCTCCAACAGATGCAATATCTGCCGAAGATGCGCTGTCAAGTACAGATAACATGATGCTAGTTTTAAATGGTTTGCATAGGCAGGTTTATTCTCAAGCACAATTACCTGGTTCTTCATCCAGTAGGAGTGGTGAAAGTCATTTTATACCTTCACTAGATGCAATGGGCGGAAGTATAATACATTCTTCTCCTGGAAATGGATGGATGACATCAGACTTGCAGTGGTTAACGCACACAAATCCAACTTATACAACTGTATATAATTTTTGGTACCAGCGTTATCATTTTATTGCGAGCTCTAACTCGATAATTAATACTGTTTCAGAAGGTGATTTTGCTGAAACTCCACGCCTTAATAATGTTCTAGGGCAGGCTTACGCTTATAGAGCTTGGGCTTACCACAAACTCGTTACTACCTATGCTAAGGGTTATACGATTGGGAATCCATCGACAGATCTTGGTGTGCCTATCGTTTTTTCTACTGAAACACCTTACGAGAGTGCACCACGCTCTACTGTAGAAGAAGTTTATGCTCAAATGGAAAAGGATATTGATGAGGCAATTGCCCACTTGGAGAATGCAAGTAATGCAGCTAATAAATCTCATATTTCTTTAAATGCTGCCTACGGTATAAAGGCAAGAATTGCACTATCTAAAGGAGATTGGGAAACTGCTGCCGAAGCTGCTGCGTTAGCAAGAGACGGTTACCAATTATTAGACGAATCACAATGGCTATCTGGATTTAATACTGTAGATCTTTCAGAAGTTATTTGGGGAGGTGAAGTTATCGATAGCGAAACAAATTATTTTCAGTCTTATTTTTATTATGTTTCTCCTACTTTTAATGGTAGCCAGAATAGAAGTAATCCAAAGATCATAAGCAGTGGATTATATGACATGATTCCTGAGACTGACTTTAGAAAAGAAGCTTGGTTGCCAATGGCACCTAATACAAATCCTTCTGCTTCAAACGGAGAGGGAGGAAGCTATGAGTCTGATCCTAATTATGATTCTGAGGAAGAATTTCAGAACGCAAAGGATGAAATTATTGCTACATACGGGATGACTAGTGCGCACAATACACATCCATACATGACGGTTAAATTTCTACAACAAAATCCAGGAACTACAGATCCTGATGATGTTATTTATATGAGAGCTTCTGAAATGTATTTGATCGAGATCGAAGCTTTAGCTATGATGAATCAAACTAGTGAGGCTCAACAATTATTGCAGGAGTTTGGAGCATCTAGAGATTCTGATTACGACGCTTCAGATTTCTCTGATCAGGCTGAGCTTATGGAAGAAGTTAAATTCCAAAGAGGTGTAGAATTATGGGGTGAAGGATTTAGTTTTCATGATCATATTCGTTGGGATGAGCCATTAGATTATAGCGATTCTGGTGCTGCAAAAGTTCTTTATCAAGATGGTTATTTTCAAGAAAGACCATCACAGAATGATGACTGGATTTGGAAAATTCCACAAGCTGAAATAGATGCCAATCCTTATATTACTTCTAGTGATCAAAATTAGTTTTGATTAAATGATAGATTTAAAAGGTTGCTCTAAAAAAGCAACCTTTTTTAATTTATGGAGATGCTTTTGTATTTTGTTAAAATTAAGATACCTCAGCAATATCAAACGTTTTCATTGATTTTCTGTTAAGAACTTCACTTCATATTTCATTGCTTCTTTATGAAAAATTAACAATTTTGTTAATTCATTTTGAAATTAAATAATGATGAAGAAAAATCTAAGTAGAATGCTAACGCTGCTAATGGTGTTAGTGGTACAATTATCTATTGCACAAGAAAAATCCATTACCGGGACAGTAGTAGATGAAGATGGTTTACCATTGCCTGGTGTAAATGTTATTGAAAAGGGAACTTCAAACGGAGTGCTCACTAATTTTGATGGTAAGTATAGTATTTCAGCTCCAAAAGGTGCAACATTAAGTTTTAGTTATATAGGCTTCGGCACTAAATCAATAGTAGTTGGTTCAGATACTGAAGTTGATGTTACTATGGTTGTGGATGCTTCTGCTTTAGATGAAGTAGTCGTTACCGGTTATGGATCTACTTCGAAAAGAAACGTAACAACTGCGATATCTCAAGTAGATGCAGAAGATGCACAAAGAATTTCTGTGGCCAACATCTCCGCAGCGCTACAGGGAAACTCAACGGGAGTTCAATCAACTCAAGCTTCTGGAGCTCCTGGAGGTGAGGTGAGATTAAGAATTCGTGGAGCAACTTCTATTAATGGATCTAATAGTCCGTTATATATTGTTGATGGTGTACAAATAGAATCTGGATCAACAATTTCAGATAGTTATGGAGGGCAGCAAAATAGTGCGCTATCCAGTATTAGTCCTTCAGATATAGAATCTATAGAAGTATTAAAGGATGCAGCAGCAGCGGCAATCTATGGTTCTAGAGCTTCGAACGGTGTAGTAATTATAACTACAAAAAGAGGTAAATCAGGGAAACCCAAAGTTTCTCTAAGTTCTTACATTGGTATTCAAAACCCAATAGAGAAATACGAAACGATGAATTACGGCCAGTGGTTGAAATTCAGCGATGACTATTATCAGGCTTCAGAAGGATCGGGATATGCTTCATCTCAATATTCTGGTAATGAATCTCTAGCCGGCGCAAGTGATGCTGAACTCAGTCAATATTATAACTCGGTATCAAATCGTGGAGATAGTTATACGGATGCTATTTATAGAGATGATGCTGTGGTTCGTAATATCTCTGCTAGTGTTTCTGGTGGATCTGAAGGTACACAGTATTATTTAGCAGGATCGTCTTTTGACCAGGAAGGTGTTATTCTAGGACAAGATTATCATAGAGATAATTACACCATGAATCTTAACCAAGAGATTACAGATAAATTTAAATTCAACGGAGGGGTAACTTTGACCAGTGAGGAACAAGTTATGGCTAATGGTGATAATAATATATACGGAGTGCTATCCAATGCGGTTCTTGAATCACCTGGTAATGGAATTTTTAATGAAGACGGTTCTTACAATAGTACAACTTGGCAATTTTCAAATCCTGTTCAAAATGCTCTTTTAGATCAGGGGAATTTGGAAACATTTAGAATTTTGGCAAACGCTGAATTTACTTATGATTTTACCGACTGGTTGAGTTTTAGTTCCAAATATGGTCTTGATAATATGGATATTGATGAGAAACAATATAATCCATCTACAACTGCGAAAGGAGCTGGGACTAATGGCTATGCTTACCAAAGAATGGCTAGAATTAGAAGATTTATGACAACTCAAGCTTTAAATTTTGATGTAGATATCAATGATGATATCGCATTTACAGGATTATTGGCGGGGGAATATAATGGAAGAAAGTACAATTTCGTGAATGCTGAAAGAACTAATTTCGCGTCTCCAGATTTGCAAGAGGTATCACAAGGTGCAACTGTTTCAGGAGCGTTGGGAAGTTACAATGAATCAAAATTAT is from Zunongwangia endophytica and encodes:
- a CDS encoding SusC/RagA family TonB-linked outer membrane protein, producing MMKKNLSRMLTLLMVLVVQLSIAQEKSITGTVVDEDGLPLPGVNVIEKGTSNGVLTNFDGKYSISAPKGATLSFSYIGFGTKSIVVGSDTEVDVTMVVDASALDEVVVTGYGSTSKRNVTTAISQVDAEDAQRISVANISAALQGNSTGVQSTQASGAPGGEVRLRIRGATSINGSNSPLYIVDGVQIESGSTISDSYGGQQNSALSSISPSDIESIEVLKDAAAAAIYGSRASNGVVIITTKRGKSGKPKVSLSSYIGIQNPIEKYETMNYGQWLKFSDDYYQASEGSGYASSQYSGNESLAGASDAELSQYYNSVSNRGDSYTDAIYRDDAVVRNISASVSGGSEGTQYYLAGSSFDQEGVILGQDYHRDNYTMNLNQEITDKFKFNGGVTLTSEEQVMANGDNNIYGVLSNAVLESPGNGIFNEDGSYNSTTWQFSNPVQNALLDQGNLETFRILANAEFTYDFTDWLSFSSKYGLDNMDIDEKQYNPSTTAKGAGTNGYAYQRMARIRRFMTTQALNFDVDINDDIAFTGLLAGEYNGRKYNFVNAERTNFASPDLQEVSQGATVSGALGSYNESKLYSLISRASFNLYGKYIIEGSLRADGSSKFGENEKWGYFPSVSAGYILSEEEWFNSEAFNFVKLRASYGVTGNDTGIGSYDALAGVSSTPYAGTVGTAITDIGNSDVKWEVTNQLDLGFSLGLFNNVVSIEYDYFDKKTDDLLLEIPLAYSSGFSSFYGNVGEMTNKGHEVSLDVQIFDTQDFSWKSSLGFSTLKNKVTSLDGNSPFTRGFASRVQEGEELGAFYVLEADGLYQEGDEIPEALVADGVSTGDVKYVDQNGDGVINDADYIMGGSPWADFTASWTNNIKYKNFDLYFLWAWSEGNDVLNSTLQYTGSAANPVYGKFANQLNYWTPENTNTNIPRPNYATSAYNNYDSARLVEDGSFIKLRNVTLGYTLPNDVLGFASVRFYASADNLLMFTDYSGLDPEVNYSGDSAVTSGTDFLTQGGNKVYKFGVNINF
- a CDS encoding SusC/RagA family TonB-linked outer membrane protein; translation: MKKKLHVCLTLVLVLCGQLLFAQQKTVAGKILDESGLPLPGVNVIEDGTSNGTQTDFDGEYKIRVETGATLIFSYVGFVTKRIVVGTDDVYDITLNTDSAALDEVLVVAYGTTTKESFTGSASTIKAEQLEQRSLTSPLSAIEGNSTGVQFLSASGQPGSSPNIIIRGVGTLNGDTDPLIIVDGVQFEGALNALNQNDIESMTVLKDAASTSLYGSRAANGVVLITTKNGKGSQELRVNVDSQIGVVNRAISLYDNVNPGEYYELMWQGYKNSLDVDNPEAEASATIFNRLGYNPFNVPNDQIVQENGQLNPEAEVIAKGLDWYEPLERTGERMFNSVDVSAGGEDHNVFFSVSNLKEEGYVVTSDFERTTARIKGNFTPTDWLTLGGNVNMALSESNGPSSRGSSVANPFGFAKNMGSIYPTYIVDPQTGDYIRDSAGNLQFDRGEGYADYGIQSRPTNVGRHAIEEVLLNKDKTETNNYGVRMNAGIQIIDGLKLDILYGQDVNDYKNKRYENNLVGDGQPAGRYRETRFRRTVENFNQILNYNKSFGDHSFDLTLGHESFDRTYSEVYGFKNTQTAEGIYEFDNFSTIATLDGYTSDKTLEGYFSRLNYNFEERYYLSASIRRDGSSVFDEDVRWGNFYSIGGAWRIDQEEFMDNVDVVNNLKLRASYGEVGNDDLDDYYISQPRYSLLPNAGSPGIYWSDLGNSSLTWETIESYDVAVEFGLLDYRLSGSLEYYRRNSSDLLYNVPLPISMGLNEGPDNIGDMYNEGFELGLEGILVDNENFKWNLGLQFSTYKNRITSLPDPFVTGSKRWMEGRSRYDFFLYDYAGVDPENGDALYYSYEEDAETGEYVPVINEEGEHVTLTDPTDANRTYVGATAIPDLIGSIRNQFNYKGFGLNFLFTYQLGGEILDYGYANMMHEGAYGESMHPDALNAWKNPGDQTNVPRLENGNTNLSPSLSSRWLTDASFISLRNVNLSYNFNSGFIDTIGVKNLRLFVSAENLFMVSERKGLNPQYNLSGTPSGNDYNPSRIISAGLNISF
- a CDS encoding ribonuclease HII; translated protein: MLLKRHLKNCEYECGTDEAGRGCIAGPVTAAAVILPESFKNKILRDSKKLSLKNRSSLREIVENESSTYGVSHIFMETIDEINILNASILAMHKSIEQLKVLPEHIIVDGNRFKPFNNIPHECIIKGDDKYLSIAAASILAKTYRDEYMEKIHEEFPMYNWKQNKGYPTKEHREAIRKFGITKYHRKSFRLLPEQLELNFNSIPHQTIP
- a CDS encoding RagB/SusD family nutrient uptake outer membrane protein; amino-acid sequence: MNILNKSRFSFCLMLVALISVSCSDDFLQNSPTDAISAEDALSSTDNMMLVLNGLHRQVYSQAQLPGSSSSRSGESHFIPSLDAMGGSIIHSSPGNGWMTSDLQWLTHTNPTYTTVYNFWYQRYHFIASSNSIINTVSEGDFAETPRLNNVLGQAYAYRAWAYHKLVTTYAKGYTIGNPSTDLGVPIVFSTETPYESAPRSTVEEVYAQMEKDIDEAIAHLENASNAANKSHISLNAAYGIKARIALSKGDWETAAEAAALARDGYQLLDESQWLSGFNTVDLSEVIWGGEVIDSETNYFQSYFYYVSPTFNGSQNRSNPKIISSGLYDMIPETDFRKEAWLPMAPNTNPSASNGEGGSYESDPNYDSEEEFQNAKDEIIATYGMTSAHNTHPYMTVKFLQQNPGTTDPDDVIYMRASEMYLIEIEALAMMNQTSEAQQLLQEFGASRDSDYDASDFSDQAELMEEVKFQRGVELWGEGFSFHDHIRWDEPLDYSDSGAAKVLYQDGYFQERPSQNDDWIWKIPQAEIDANPYITSSDQN